Proteins co-encoded in one Melanotaenia boesemani isolate fMelBoe1 chromosome 23, fMelBoe1.pri, whole genome shotgun sequence genomic window:
- the LOC121634932 gene encoding fibulin-1-like isoform X1 → MAQWIILLFSLYGALNGHESHLAPLEECCEAGKAMALRGQNCTVSLQFTSLICSIAEEQCCRSVAGHKACNDGIKIARDQGACDRLFFSGSSWETHTSQMCCDCCAFGLMAAQMGLSCEISGLQLGKQCTNTAKTCCEEPQEVKPTEEGTQESDIVTFMPPKGTKTCRDSTCTQLCVGNGVCACHEGFQLKTDGVTCEDVDECLTGSHNCAPGHVCLNTEGSFRCQSSCGTGFLLTDDNICKDIDECALGSHHCEGDLVCMNTVGSFHCNQNVGCGDGYIQGTSGSCVDINECVAHPSPCQRGQTCINTVGSYSCYSNTVACDQGYHLNVGGTHCEDVNECLIDSHNCAPGQVCINTEGSFYCQRETSCGTGYKLSENSSCQDIDECVLGTHHCGEDFVCINTVGSYRCHSKEGCGDGYIQDAAGNCIDINECVAHPSPCGPGQTCINSVGSYNCRINTVTCARGYHLNADGSHCEDVNECLTGNLCGSHGCVNLEGSYRCECRPGFMFNRISKLCEDVNECRHYPGRLCAHKCENTEGSYHCSCATGFKLAHDGRNCEDVDECEHNPCSQECANVYGSFQCYCHRGYQLSDIDGKTCQDIDECALPNVCSYLCLNTLGGFNCTCPPSGYTLANDGRTCQDIDECAAGTHTCSASESCFNVQGGFRCLFIECPPNFRRAAVGSSADASVIVRCIKACQGHDTACNHNPVHLITSTVLSLPTFRHFRDPEEIVFLRTAVAAKPASLSDEPDVYFEILATDDQNSFDVVKRSHHGMIVGVIRQLKPVIGPRELVLEVTMNYVQSGTISQQNIVIIHVFISEFWF, encoded by the exons ATGGCGCAGTGGATTAtacttctgttttctctgtacGGAGCATTGAATGGACACG AGAGCCACCTTGCTCCATTAGAAGAGTGCTGTGAGGCTGGGAAGGCAATGGCTCTGAGAGGACAAAACTGCACAGTTTCCCTGCAGTTCACCTCTCTCATTTGCAG CATCGCGGAGGAGCAGTGCTGCCGATCAGTAGCAGGACACAAAGCCTGTAACGATGGCATCAAAATTGCACGAGATCAGGGAGCCTGTGATAGACTCTTCTTTTCAGGCTCTAGCTGGGAAACCCACACCTCACAG ATGTGTTGTGATTGCTGTGCATTCGGTCTGATGGCAGCACAAATGGGTTTGAGCTGCGAGATTTCTGGTCTGCAGCTTGGGAAGCAGTGTACCAACACAGCTAAAACCTGCTGTGAGGAACCTCAGGAAGTTAAACCAACTGAAGAAG gAACACAGGAGTCTGATATAGTTACTTTCATGCCTCCaaaaggaacaaaaacctgcagag ACTCCACTTGCACCCAGTTATGTGTGGGAAATGGTGTATGTGCCTGCCATGAGGGTTTTCAGCTCAAAACAGATGGAGTGACTTGTGAGG ATGTTGATGAGTGTCTTACTGGCAGTCACAACTGCGCCCCTGGGCATGTTTGCCTCAATACAGAGGGCTCGTTCCGCTGTCAGTCCAGCTGTGGTACTGGATTCTTACTCACAGACGATAATATTTGCAAAG ACATTGATGAGTGTGCTTTGGGGTCGCATCACTGTGAAGGAGACTTAGTTTGCATGAACACAGTGGGCTCATTCCACTGCAACCAAAACGTTGGGTGTGGAGACGGTTACATCCAGGGCACATCTGGCAGCTGCGTTG atattaatgaatgtgTGGCCCATCCCAGTCCATGCCAGCGCGGACAGACTTGCATTAACACAGTGGGATCTTACAGCTGTTACAGTAACACAGTCGCCTGTGATCAAGGCTATCATCTAAATGTGGGCGGCACACACTGTGAAG ATGTTAATGAGTGCCTGATTGACAGTCACAACTGTGCTCCTGGACAAGTTTGCATAAATACAGAGGGCTCCTTTTACTGTCAAAGAGAAACCAGCTGTGGCACCGGGTATAAACTCTCAGAAAACAGCAGTTGTCAAG ATATTGATGAGTGTGTTTTGGGAACTCATCACTGTGGAGAAGACTTTGTTTGCATCAACACAGTGGGCTCATACCGCTGCCACTCAAAGGAGGGCTGCGGAGATGGATATATTCAGGATGCTGCTGGCAACTGTATTG ATATTAATGAGTGTGTGGCCCATCCCAGTCCATGTGGACCAGGTCAGACTTGCATAAACTCAGTTGGCTCCTACAACTGTCGCATTAACACGGTCACCTGTGCACGAGGCTATCATCTAAACGCGGATGGCTCGCATTGTGAAG ATGTGAACGAGTGTCTTACTGGCAATTTGTGTGGTAGCCATGGCTGTGTCAACCTGGAGGGATCGTACCGCTGCGAGTGCCGACCCGGCTTCATGTTCAACCGCATCAGCAAGCTGTGTGAag ATGTTAATGAGTGCAGACATTATCCCGGACGGCTCTGTGCTCACAAGTGTGAAAACACTGAAGGGTCCTACCACTGCAGTTGTGCTACAGGCTTCAAGCTGGCTCACGATGGCAGAAATTGTGAAG ATGTCGATGAATGTGAGCACAATCCTTGTAGCCAGGAGTGTGCCAATGTCTATGGCTCCTTTCAGTGCTACTGTCACCGTggttaccagctgagtgacatTGATGGGAAAACATGTCAAG ATATCGACGAGTGTGCTCTACCTAATGTCTGCTCCTACCTTTGCCTCAATACTTTGGGAGGTTTCAACTGTACCTGCCCCCCCAGTGGCTACACACTGGCCAACGACGGACGCACATGTCAAG aCATTGATGAATGTGCAGCAGGAACTCACACATGTTCTGCCTCTGAGAGCTGTTTCAACGTCCAGGGAGGATTTCGCTGTCTGTTCATCGAATGTCCTCCAAACTTCAGGCGAGCAGCAGTAGG ATCCAGTGCAGATGCTTCTGTCATTGTTCGATGCATCAAAGCCTGCCAGGGACATGACACTGCCTGTAATCACAACCCCGTCCACCTCATCACCTCGACCGTCCTCTCACTGCCAACCTTCAGGCACTTCAGGGACCCAGAGG AGATCGTTTTCCTGCGGACAGCTGTCGCAGCTAAACCGGCATCTCTCTCCGATGAGCCTGACGTTTACTTCGAAATCCTGGCTACAGATGACCAGAACTCTTTTGACGTGGTGAAGCGCTCCCATCATGGCATGATTGTTG GAGTGATCCGGCAACTGAAGCCTGTCATCGGCCCCAGGGAGCTTGTGTTGGAGGTAACTATGAACTATGTCCAGTCTGGGACAATTTCTCAGCAAAACATTGTTATCATCCATGTCTTCATCTCGGAATTCTGGTTCTGA
- the LOC121634932 gene encoding fibulin-1-like isoform X2, with protein MALRGQNCTVSLQFTSLICSIAEEQCCRSVAGHKACNDGIKIARDQGACDRLFFSGSSWETHTSQMCCDCCAFGLMAAQMGLSCEISGLQLGKQCTNTAKTCCEEPQEVKPTEEGTQESDIVTFMPPKGTKTCRDSTCTQLCVGNGVCACHEGFQLKTDGVTCEDVDECLTGSHNCAPGHVCLNTEGSFRCQSSCGTGFLLTDDNICKDIDECALGSHHCEGDLVCMNTVGSFHCNQNVGCGDGYIQGTSGSCVDINECVAHPSPCQRGQTCINTVGSYSCYSNTVACDQGYHLNVGGTHCEDVNECLIDSHNCAPGQVCINTEGSFYCQRETSCGTGYKLSENSSCQDIDECVLGTHHCGEDFVCINTVGSYRCHSKEGCGDGYIQDAAGNCIDINECVAHPSPCGPGQTCINSVGSYNCRINTVTCARGYHLNADGSHCEDVNECLTGNLCGSHGCVNLEGSYRCECRPGFMFNRISKLCEDVNECRHYPGRLCAHKCENTEGSYHCSCATGFKLAHDGRNCEDVDECEHNPCSQECANVYGSFQCYCHRGYQLSDIDGKTCQDIDECALPNVCSYLCLNTLGGFNCTCPPSGYTLANDGRTCQDIDECAAGTHTCSASESCFNVQGGFRCLFIECPPNFRRAAVGSSADASVIVRCIKACQGHDTACNHNPVHLITSTVLSLPTFRHFRDPEEIVFLRTAVAAKPASLSDEPDVYFEILATDDQNSFDVVKRSHHGMIVGVIRQLKPVIGPRELVLEVTMNYVQSGTISQQNIVIIHVFISEFWF; from the exons ATGGCTCTGAGAGGACAAAACTGCACAGTTTCCCTGCAGTTCACCTCTCTCATTTGCAG CATCGCGGAGGAGCAGTGCTGCCGATCAGTAGCAGGACACAAAGCCTGTAACGATGGCATCAAAATTGCACGAGATCAGGGAGCCTGTGATAGACTCTTCTTTTCAGGCTCTAGCTGGGAAACCCACACCTCACAG ATGTGTTGTGATTGCTGTGCATTCGGTCTGATGGCAGCACAAATGGGTTTGAGCTGCGAGATTTCTGGTCTGCAGCTTGGGAAGCAGTGTACCAACACAGCTAAAACCTGCTGTGAGGAACCTCAGGAAGTTAAACCAACTGAAGAAG gAACACAGGAGTCTGATATAGTTACTTTCATGCCTCCaaaaggaacaaaaacctgcagag ACTCCACTTGCACCCAGTTATGTGTGGGAAATGGTGTATGTGCCTGCCATGAGGGTTTTCAGCTCAAAACAGATGGAGTGACTTGTGAGG ATGTTGATGAGTGTCTTACTGGCAGTCACAACTGCGCCCCTGGGCATGTTTGCCTCAATACAGAGGGCTCGTTCCGCTGTCAGTCCAGCTGTGGTACTGGATTCTTACTCACAGACGATAATATTTGCAAAG ACATTGATGAGTGTGCTTTGGGGTCGCATCACTGTGAAGGAGACTTAGTTTGCATGAACACAGTGGGCTCATTCCACTGCAACCAAAACGTTGGGTGTGGAGACGGTTACATCCAGGGCACATCTGGCAGCTGCGTTG atattaatgaatgtgTGGCCCATCCCAGTCCATGCCAGCGCGGACAGACTTGCATTAACACAGTGGGATCTTACAGCTGTTACAGTAACACAGTCGCCTGTGATCAAGGCTATCATCTAAATGTGGGCGGCACACACTGTGAAG ATGTTAATGAGTGCCTGATTGACAGTCACAACTGTGCTCCTGGACAAGTTTGCATAAATACAGAGGGCTCCTTTTACTGTCAAAGAGAAACCAGCTGTGGCACCGGGTATAAACTCTCAGAAAACAGCAGTTGTCAAG ATATTGATGAGTGTGTTTTGGGAACTCATCACTGTGGAGAAGACTTTGTTTGCATCAACACAGTGGGCTCATACCGCTGCCACTCAAAGGAGGGCTGCGGAGATGGATATATTCAGGATGCTGCTGGCAACTGTATTG ATATTAATGAGTGTGTGGCCCATCCCAGTCCATGTGGACCAGGTCAGACTTGCATAAACTCAGTTGGCTCCTACAACTGTCGCATTAACACGGTCACCTGTGCACGAGGCTATCATCTAAACGCGGATGGCTCGCATTGTGAAG ATGTGAACGAGTGTCTTACTGGCAATTTGTGTGGTAGCCATGGCTGTGTCAACCTGGAGGGATCGTACCGCTGCGAGTGCCGACCCGGCTTCATGTTCAACCGCATCAGCAAGCTGTGTGAag ATGTTAATGAGTGCAGACATTATCCCGGACGGCTCTGTGCTCACAAGTGTGAAAACACTGAAGGGTCCTACCACTGCAGTTGTGCTACAGGCTTCAAGCTGGCTCACGATGGCAGAAATTGTGAAG ATGTCGATGAATGTGAGCACAATCCTTGTAGCCAGGAGTGTGCCAATGTCTATGGCTCCTTTCAGTGCTACTGTCACCGTggttaccagctgagtgacatTGATGGGAAAACATGTCAAG ATATCGACGAGTGTGCTCTACCTAATGTCTGCTCCTACCTTTGCCTCAATACTTTGGGAGGTTTCAACTGTACCTGCCCCCCCAGTGGCTACACACTGGCCAACGACGGACGCACATGTCAAG aCATTGATGAATGTGCAGCAGGAACTCACACATGTTCTGCCTCTGAGAGCTGTTTCAACGTCCAGGGAGGATTTCGCTGTCTGTTCATCGAATGTCCTCCAAACTTCAGGCGAGCAGCAGTAGG ATCCAGTGCAGATGCTTCTGTCATTGTTCGATGCATCAAAGCCTGCCAGGGACATGACACTGCCTGTAATCACAACCCCGTCCACCTCATCACCTCGACCGTCCTCTCACTGCCAACCTTCAGGCACTTCAGGGACCCAGAGG AGATCGTTTTCCTGCGGACAGCTGTCGCAGCTAAACCGGCATCTCTCTCCGATGAGCCTGACGTTTACTTCGAAATCCTGGCTACAGATGACCAGAACTCTTTTGACGTGGTGAAGCGCTCCCATCATGGCATGATTGTTG GAGTGATCCGGCAACTGAAGCCTGTCATCGGCCCCAGGGAGCTTGTGTTGGAGGTAACTATGAACTATGTCCAGTCTGGGACAATTTCTCAGCAAAACATTGTTATCATCCATGTCTTCATCTCGGAATTCTGGTTCTGA
- the atxn10 gene encoding ataxin-10 — MTGKIMAASTDNNLNISASIAGILNERHCSEHLQVLKTFTAALRDEEYRDAVEKEVFSNLLRVLTRLCEELQTANRDGDDLQSSTLQLQLTAECFRVQRNSCVQSERNQTLLRELGFIDVSIKILSVLQAIHSESKDAIFEPLRCGIQFLGNLAVGNQLCKDDVWQLSFPDLLLKLLSVDDEKVLNYTSMVLHTCLDETKVEDLSKPQYIQLALRVMELCRIQPDLDWTVLIATQHFLMSSALVESMYSGMSHHERVTLLELLFAQLREEDSDECGIPPSVARFLASSFQKGCGAVLTLATGSASSDEVLQEALTVISLLDLLCELTSDHKQFMFLQNHPDLLVTTVELLEQVHAIGKASKNIFSTAQNFSSFSGDGDPSSHSPVISFKAHLIRLIGNLCHSNPNNQNKVRELEGIPLILDNCNIDSNNPFINQWAIFAIRNLLEHNRQNQELVAALEQRGPADYSALRELGFLVEERDGSLLLKPVSKDS; from the exons ATGACAGGGAAAATCATGGCAGCTTCCACTGACAACAATTTGAATATTTCAGCTTCTATTGCTGGTATTTTGAATGAGAGACACTGCTCTGAACATTTGCAGGTGTTAAAAACGTTTACTGCTGCGTTGCGGGATGAGGAATACAG GGATGCTGTGGAAAAGGAGGTGTTCTCAAATCTACTGAGAGTCCTCACCAGACTGTGCGAAGAACTGCAGACTGCCAACAGGGATGGAGATGATCTGCAGTCTTCAACCTTGCAGCTTCAGCTGACTGCTGAGTGCTTCAGAGTACAGAGGAACTCCTGTGTCCAGAGTGAACGCAACCAAACACTGCTCAG AGAACTTGGTTTCATTGATGTATCCATTAAAATCCTGAGTGTTCTTCAGGCTATACATTCAGAAAGCAAAGATGCCATATTTGAAC CTCTTCGTTGTGGGATCCAGTTTCTTGGAAACTTAGCAGTTGGAAACCAGTTGTGTAAAGATGACGTTTGGCAGCTAAGCTTTCCTGATCTTCTCCT GAAGCTGCTCAGTGTTGATGATGAAAAAGTGCTGAACTATACCTCGATGGTTCTCCACACTTGTCTGGATGAGACCAAAGTGGAAGATTTGTCAAAGCCGCAATATATCCAGCTGGCACTCAGGGTGATGGAGCTCTGTAGGATCCAACCCGACCTGGACTGGAC GGTGCTTATTGCAACCCAGCATTTCCTCATGTCTTCAGCTCTGGTGGAGAGCATGTACTCTGGGATGTCCCATCATGAAAG AGTTACTCTGTTAGAGCTGCTCTTTGCCCAGTTACGAGAGGAGGACTCAGATGAGTGTGGCATTCCCCCAAGTGTGGCTCGCTTCCTGGCCAGTTCCTTCCAGAAGGGTTGTGGAGCTGTTCTTACACTCGCTACTGGTTCTGCTTCCAGTGATGAG GTCCTGCAGGAGGCACTGACAGTGATCAGTCTGCTGGACTTGCTGTGTGAGTTGACCTCAGACCACAAGCAGTTCATGTTCCTGCAAAATCATCCTGACCTTCTTGTGACCACAGTTG agCTCCTGGAGCAGGTGCATGCTATAGGGAAGGCCAGTAAGAATATTTTCAGCACCGCTCAGAACTTCTCATCTTTTAGTGGAGATGGAGACCCTTCATCACATTCACCTGTCATCAGCTTTAAGGCCCACCTCATCAGGCTGATAGGAAACCTTTGCCACAGCAACCCTAACAACCAGAATAAG GTGAGAGAACTTGAAGGCATCCCACTCATCTTGGACAACTGCAACATAGACAGTAACAATCCTT TTATCAACCAGTGGGCCATCTTTGCTATCAGGAACCTCCTAGAACACAACAGGCAGAACCAGGAGCTGGTCGCCGCTCTGGAGCAGCGTGGCCCAGCTGACTACTCTGCTCTCAGGGAGTTGGGTTTCCTGGTGGAAGAGCGAGATGGAAGTTTGCTGCTCAAACCCGTGAGCAAGGACTCCTAA
- the wnt7ba gene encoding protein Wnt-7b isoform X1 produces the protein MLIISSRSALLSVYYPQIFLILTSGSYLALSSVVALGANIICNKIPGLAPRQRALCQSRPDAIIVIGEGAQLGINECQYQFRYGRWNCSALGERTVFGQELRVGSREAAFTYAITAAGVAHAVTAACSQGNLSQCGCDREKQGYHDQEEGWKWGGCSADVKYGVDFSRRFVDAREIKKNARRLMNLHNNEAGRKILEERIKLECKCHGVSGSCTTKTCWITLPKFREIGYLLKERYSEAVQVEPVRASRLRQPSFLRLKEARGYQKPTDTDLVYLERSPNYCEEDTATGSTGTRGRLCNGTSTHTDGCNVMCCGRGYNTHHYTRVWQCNCKFHWCCFVKCNTCSEKSEVFTCK, from the exons ATGCTCATCATCTCGTCTCGCAGTGCGCTGCTGTCCGTCTACTACCCACAgatcttcctcatcctcaccagCGGTAGCTACCT GGCGTTGTCCTCCGTGGTAGCTCTGGGTGCAAACATCATCTGCAACAAGATACCAGGACTGGCTCCCCGTCAGAGGGCCCTCTGCCAGAGTCGCCCTGACGCCATCATTGTCATTGGCGAAGGCGCCCAGCTTGGCATCAACGAGTGTCAGTACCAGTTTCGCTACGGCCGGTGGAACTGCTCAGCCCTGGGAGAGAGAACTGTCTTCGGACAAGAACTGAGAGTAG gcaGCAGAGAGGCAGCATTCACTTACGCCATCACTGCAGCCGGAGTTGCTCACGCAGTGACGGCCGCATGTAGCCAAGGCAACCTGAGTCAGTGCGGCTGCGACCGCGAGAAGCAGGGCTACCACGACCAAGAGGAGGGCTGGAAATGGGGGGGCTGCTCGGCCGATGTCAAGTATGGCGTGGATTTTTCCCGGCGCTTTGTGGATGCCCGTGAGATCAAGAAAAATGCCCGCCGGCTGATGAACCTCCACAACAACGAGGCAGGCCGAAAG ATCCTGGAGGAGAGAATAAAGCTGGAGTGCAAGTGTCACGGCGTGTCCGGTTCCTGCACCACTAAGACCTGCTGGATCACCCTGCCAAAGTTCAGAGAGATCGGTTACCTGCTGAAGGAGCGCTACAGTGAAGCAGTTCAAGTAGAGCCGGTCCGGGCCTCCCGGCTCCGCCAGCCCTCCTTCCTACGTCTCAAGGAAGCAAGGGGCTACCAGAAGCCCACAGACACGGACCTGGTGTACCTGGAGCGCTCTCCTAACTACTGTGAAGAGGACACAGCCACAGGAAGCACAGGGACAAGAGGCAGGCTGTGCAACGGCACCTCGACCCACACGGACGGCTGTAACGTGATGTGCTGCGGCCGGGGCTACAACACGCACCACTATACACGAGTCTGGCAGTGCAACTGCAAGTTCCACTGGTGCTGCTTTGTCAAGTGCAACACCTGCAGTGAGAAGTCTGAGGTGTTTACTTGCAAGTAA
- the wnt7ba gene encoding protein Wnt-7b isoform X2, with amino-acid sequence MRNHAHHLVSQCAAVRLLPTDLPHPHQRALSSVVALGANIICNKIPGLAPRQRALCQSRPDAIIVIGEGAQLGINECQYQFRYGRWNCSALGERTVFGQELRVGSREAAFTYAITAAGVAHAVTAACSQGNLSQCGCDREKQGYHDQEEGWKWGGCSADVKYGVDFSRRFVDAREIKKNARRLMNLHNNEAGRKILEERIKLECKCHGVSGSCTTKTCWITLPKFREIGYLLKERYSEAVQVEPVRASRLRQPSFLRLKEARGYQKPTDTDLVYLERSPNYCEEDTATGSTGTRGRLCNGTSTHTDGCNVMCCGRGYNTHHYTRVWQCNCKFHWCCFVKCNTCSEKSEVFTCK; translated from the exons ATGCGCAACCATGCTCATCATCTCGTCTCGCAGTGCGCTGCTGTCCGTCTACTACCCACAgatcttcctcatcctcaccagCG GGCGTTGTCCTCCGTGGTAGCTCTGGGTGCAAACATCATCTGCAACAAGATACCAGGACTGGCTCCCCGTCAGAGGGCCCTCTGCCAGAGTCGCCCTGACGCCATCATTGTCATTGGCGAAGGCGCCCAGCTTGGCATCAACGAGTGTCAGTACCAGTTTCGCTACGGCCGGTGGAACTGCTCAGCCCTGGGAGAGAGAACTGTCTTCGGACAAGAACTGAGAGTAG gcaGCAGAGAGGCAGCATTCACTTACGCCATCACTGCAGCCGGAGTTGCTCACGCAGTGACGGCCGCATGTAGCCAAGGCAACCTGAGTCAGTGCGGCTGCGACCGCGAGAAGCAGGGCTACCACGACCAAGAGGAGGGCTGGAAATGGGGGGGCTGCTCGGCCGATGTCAAGTATGGCGTGGATTTTTCCCGGCGCTTTGTGGATGCCCGTGAGATCAAGAAAAATGCCCGCCGGCTGATGAACCTCCACAACAACGAGGCAGGCCGAAAG ATCCTGGAGGAGAGAATAAAGCTGGAGTGCAAGTGTCACGGCGTGTCCGGTTCCTGCACCACTAAGACCTGCTGGATCACCCTGCCAAAGTTCAGAGAGATCGGTTACCTGCTGAAGGAGCGCTACAGTGAAGCAGTTCAAGTAGAGCCGGTCCGGGCCTCCCGGCTCCGCCAGCCCTCCTTCCTACGTCTCAAGGAAGCAAGGGGCTACCAGAAGCCCACAGACACGGACCTGGTGTACCTGGAGCGCTCTCCTAACTACTGTGAAGAGGACACAGCCACAGGAAGCACAGGGACAAGAGGCAGGCTGTGCAACGGCACCTCGACCCACACGGACGGCTGTAACGTGATGTGCTGCGGCCGGGGCTACAACACGCACCACTATACACGAGTCTGGCAGTGCAACTGCAAGTTCCACTGGTGCTGCTTTGTCAAGTGCAACACCTGCAGTGAGAAGTCTGAGGTGTTTACTTGCAAGTAA